In one window of Agrobacterium larrymoorei DNA:
- a CDS encoding bifunctional 2',3'-cyclic-nucleotide 2'-phosphodiesterase/3'-nucleotidase → MSSLIGLHPITRRSLLSGFAATSALVMLHPFAARAQGNQAHLRIMETTDIHVHVFPYDYYADKPNDTLGLARTASIIDSIRAEAGNSMLVDNGDFLQGNPLGDYIAYERGMKAGDKHPVINAMNVLGYDCGTLGNHEFNYGLDFMFNTLGGANFPYVCANLTKGELASDPKKDDLFFKPYVILDKQIKDGSGASSPIKIGIIGFVPPQIMMWDAKNLEGKAQTRDIVDAAKAWVPIIKEQGADIIIALSHSGIDGKGQSDRMENASLYLAGVEGIDAVFTGHQHLVFPGPKTWDGIEGADPVKGTLMGKPAVMAGFWGSHMGLIDLLLEKDGKSWKIVDFTTEARPIYHRDDNKKIVADVKDKPEVIAAAKTDHEAALAYVRRPVGKTSAPLYSYFALVADDPSVQIVSNAQTWYIKDMLKDGQYKDLPVLSAAAPFKAGGRGGADYYTDVPAGDIAIKNVADLYLYPNTVQAVLINGAQVKDWLEMSAGMFNTVKAGSKDAPLLNNDFPSYNYDVIDGVTYQIDVSQPAKFDKDGKAVNPNSNRIVNLQFQGKPIDPEQKFVVATNNYRASGGGKFPAIGSDKIIFVAPDTNRDVIVRYIIDQGTINPSADDNWSFARVADTTAIFETGPKGRQYAKDVKGAKIEEAGDGAEGFAKFRLIL, encoded by the coding sequence ATGTCTTCGCTTATCGGCCTTCACCCAATCACGCGTCGTTCTCTTCTTAGTGGCTTCGCAGCCACCTCCGCGCTGGTCATGCTGCATCCATTTGCTGCGCGCGCTCAAGGCAACCAGGCGCATCTGCGCATCATGGAAACCACGGATATTCACGTCCACGTCTTCCCTTACGATTATTACGCCGACAAGCCGAACGACACGCTGGGTCTTGCCCGCACCGCGTCCATCATCGACAGCATCCGTGCCGAAGCCGGAAACTCCATGCTGGTAGACAATGGCGATTTCCTTCAGGGCAACCCGCTGGGGGATTACATCGCCTATGAGCGCGGCATGAAGGCGGGCGACAAGCACCCGGTCATCAATGCCATGAACGTGCTGGGTTACGATTGCGGCACGCTCGGCAATCACGAGTTCAATTACGGGCTCGATTTCATGTTCAACACGCTGGGCGGCGCGAATTTCCCTTACGTCTGCGCCAACCTGACCAAGGGCGAACTCGCGTCCGATCCGAAGAAGGACGATCTCTTCTTCAAGCCCTACGTGATCCTGGACAAGCAGATCAAGGACGGCTCTGGCGCCAGCAGCCCGATCAAGATCGGCATCATAGGCTTCGTCCCGCCGCAGATCATGATGTGGGATGCCAAGAACCTCGAAGGCAAGGCCCAGACGCGCGATATAGTCGATGCCGCCAAGGCCTGGGTGCCGATCATCAAGGAACAGGGCGCGGATATCATCATTGCGCTGTCCCACTCCGGCATCGATGGCAAGGGCCAGAGCGACCGCATGGAAAACGCCTCGCTTTATCTGGCAGGCGTCGAAGGCATCGACGCCGTCTTCACCGGCCACCAGCATCTGGTCTTCCCCGGCCCGAAAACCTGGGATGGCATAGAAGGTGCGGATCCCGTCAAGGGCACGCTGATGGGCAAGCCCGCCGTCATGGCCGGTTTCTGGGGCTCACATATGGGCCTCATCGATCTGCTGCTCGAAAAGGACGGCAAGAGCTGGAAGATCGTGGACTTCACCACCGAAGCCCGCCCCATCTACCACCGAGACGACAACAAGAAGATCGTTGCCGATGTGAAGGACAAGCCGGAAGTCATCGCCGCCGCAAAGACGGATCACGAGGCAGCGCTGGCCTATGTCCGCCGCCCCGTCGGCAAGACCTCCGCGCCGCTCTACTCCTATTTCGCACTGGTCGCGGATGACCCCTCCGTCCAGATCGTGTCCAACGCGCAGACCTGGTACATCAAGGATATGCTGAAGGACGGCCAGTATAAGGACTTGCCCGTTCTTTCCGCAGCAGCCCCCTTCAAGGCCGGCGGTCGCGGCGGTGCGGATTACTACACCGATGTCCCCGCCGGTGACATTGCCATCAAGAATGTCGCGGACCTCTATCTCTATCCAAACACCGTGCAGGCCGTTCTTATCAACGGCGCGCAGGTTAAGGACTGGCTGGAAATGTCGGCAGGCATGTTCAACACGGTCAAGGCCGGTTCAAAGGACGCGCCGCTGCTCAACAACGACTTCCCGTCCTATAATTACGATGTCATCGATGGCGTGACCTACCAGATCGACGTCTCGCAACCGGCGAAGTTCGATAAGGACGGCAAGGCGGTGAACCCGAACAGCAACCGCATCGTCAACCTGCAATTCCAGGGCAAGCCGATCGATCCGGAACAGAAATTCGTTGTCGCGACGAACAATTACCGCGCCAGCGGCGGTGGCAAGTTCCCCGCCATCGGCTCCGACAAAATCATCTTCGTCGCCCCAGATACCAACCGCGACGTCATCGTCCGCTACATCATCGATCAGGGCACCATCAACCCCTCCGCCGACGACAACTGGTCCTTCGCCCGGGTGGCAGACACAACAGCCATCTTCGAAACCGGCCCCAAAGGCCGCCAGTATGCGAAGGATGTCAAAGGCGCAAAAATCGAAGAAGCCGGCGACGGCGCAGAAGGTTTCGCAAAGTTCCGGTTGATTTTGTGA
- a CDS encoding IS5 family transposase → MAMKSGSQFSFADALVTVRSGPDRLGKLLSVVKWYRFEKVLRSLEPDGETGGRPAYPVLTMFKALMLQQLYGLSDAELEEAIYDRLSFRRFCGIGLDEAVPDHTTLCRFRNRLVERKLLEKLFGELDRQLDAAGLILRRGTMLDATVIETQAARPPRAQDTNNGAEGTEDKEDKVQTSARDPDAAFTRRKGRQGSSYGYKAHVGVDEGSGLIRRVITTPANINDTVPADLLIVGDETRVLGDSAYHTHQRAAMLKERGIFCGLMKRPNKHHPVLKAAARRFNRAVARRRAAVETTFATLKRRMGLSHIRYIGLAKASAQVLLAAMAFNMRRWVTLSA, encoded by the coding sequence ATGGCGATGAAGAGCGGTTCTCAGTTCAGCTTTGCGGATGCGCTTGTGACGGTGCGCAGTGGGCCGGACCGGTTGGGCAAGCTGTTGTCGGTGGTGAAGTGGTATCGCTTCGAGAAGGTGCTGCGGTCGCTTGAACCTGATGGGGAGACTGGCGGTCGGCCTGCCTATCCTGTTCTGACGATGTTCAAGGCTTTGATGCTGCAGCAGCTTTACGGCCTGTCCGATGCGGAACTGGAGGAGGCGATCTATGACCGCCTTTCCTTTCGCCGCTTTTGTGGCATTGGCCTCGATGAGGCTGTTCCCGATCACACGACACTGTGCCGCTTTCGCAACCGGCTGGTGGAACGGAAACTTCTGGAGAAGCTGTTTGGCGAGCTTGACAGGCAGCTCGATGCCGCAGGCCTGATCCTGCGGCGCGGCACGATGCTGGATGCGACTGTCATCGAGACGCAAGCTGCTCGCCCGCCGCGTGCTCAAGATACGAACAACGGTGCCGAAGGCACTGAAGACAAAGAAGACAAGGTGCAGACGAGCGCACGCGATCCGGATGCGGCGTTTACCCGGCGCAAGGGTCGGCAGGGTTCGAGCTATGGTTACAAGGCCCATGTGGGCGTGGATGAAGGTTCGGGCCTGATCCGGCGGGTGATCACCACGCCGGCCAATATCAACGATACCGTGCCTGCCGATCTGCTGATCGTGGGCGACGAGACGCGGGTTCTGGGCGACAGCGCCTATCACACACATCAACGGGCCGCGATGCTGAAGGAGCGCGGGATTTTCTGCGGTCTGATGAAGCGCCCCAACAAGCATCACCCTGTTCTCAAAGCCGCAGCCCGCCGTTTCAACCGTGCCGTGGCCAGACGACGCGCTGCGGTCGAGACGACCTTTGCCACGCTCAAGCGCCGCATGGGGCTGAGCCACATTCGCTACATCGGTCTTGCCAAGGCATCCGCCCAGGTTCTGCTTGCGGCCATGGCGTTCAACATGCGCCGCTGGGTGACGCTGAGCGCGTGA